A single Pseudomonas sp. HN11 DNA region contains:
- a CDS encoding LysR family transcriptional regulator: MLRSHLPLNALRAFEASARHLSFTRAAIELCVTQAAVSHQVKSLETQLNVTLFKRLPRGLMLTSEGETLLPVVRDSFDRIAQTLSQFEGGHYREVLTVGAVGTFAVGWLLPRLPEFLARYPFIDLRLSTHNNRVDVAAEGLDYAIRFGAGAWHGTDACELLAAPLTVLCVPLLAEQLHAPEDLLKHTLLRSYRTDEWNLWFQAAGLPADTLVPRSIVFDSSLAMMEAALQGIGVALAPAMMFSRQLESDVIRQPFNVGISTGSYWLTRLQSRAETPAMLAFKGWLREMVKQG; the protein is encoded by the coding sequence ATGCTGCGCTCCCATCTTCCCCTCAATGCCCTGCGTGCCTTTGAAGCATCGGCCCGGCATTTGAGTTTTACCCGCGCCGCCATCGAGTTATGCGTGACCCAGGCGGCGGTCAGCCATCAAGTCAAAAGCCTGGAAACGCAGTTGAACGTGACCTTGTTCAAGCGCCTGCCCCGTGGCCTGATGCTCACCAGCGAAGGCGAAACCCTATTGCCGGTGGTGCGAGATTCGTTTGACCGCATCGCCCAGACCTTGAGCCAATTCGAAGGCGGGCATTACCGTGAAGTGCTCACGGTGGGCGCGGTCGGCACCTTTGCTGTGGGCTGGTTGCTGCCACGGCTGCCCGAGTTCCTGGCGCGTTACCCGTTTATCGACCTGCGCCTGTCCACCCACAACAACCGCGTCGACGTGGCGGCCGAAGGCCTGGATTATGCGATCCGCTTCGGCGCGGGTGCCTGGCACGGCACCGACGCCTGTGAGCTACTGGCAGCGCCTCTCACCGTACTCTGCGTGCCGCTATTGGCCGAGCAACTGCACGCACCGGAAGACTTGCTCAAACACACCTTGCTGCGCTCCTATCGCACCGATGAATGGAACCTGTGGTTCCAGGCCGCCGGTTTGCCCGCCGATACCCTGGTGCCGCGCAGCATCGTGTTCGATTCTTCGTTGGCGATGATGGAAGCCGCCTTGCAAGGCATCGGAGTGGCACTGGCGCCGGCGATGATGTTTTCACGGCAACTGGAGAGCGACGTGATCCGCCAGCCCTTCAACGTCGGCATCAGCACGGGCAGCTATTGGTTGACGCGTTTGCAGTCGCGGGCTGAAACGCCAGCGATGCTGGCCTTCAAGGGCTGGTTGCGGGAAATGGTAAAGCAGGGCTGA
- a CDS encoding type VI secretion system Vgr family protein — protein sequence MGRRKILYRYEQHDPRSGQVPACAGVHPREYCVQAGETDLDFITRLAAEEGLLYTFEHRADGHTLVLTDRVGGLGTIGTHTNCPVIYQPMSGGDALEPALTRFHYTEQVRTARQVQRDYTFTHPRYNQQHTATGDQDLNNQHKDYERYDYPGRYKRDIAGKPFTKTRLTALRNDAKLAHLEGDDERLQPGLAFDLNDHPREDFNDRWRTIAIEHEGTQHTSLQEESFGSGLGTSYTLRASAIRWTSDWKAPLCDKPCIDGPQIATVVGPPGEEIYCDEWGRVKVQFPWDRSDKNNDHSSCWIRVTQGWAGATWGSMAIPRVGQELVISHLDGDPDQPIATGTAYRQTNLPPYALPKHKTRMTIKSRTHKGEGFNELRFEDELGKEEVYIHAEKDKNVHIKHNNTTYVGNDRSEKVEHDEQVEIGRNRSERVGNDERIAIVQDQHLEVGRDRIQMLGRNHHTSVGGDRVEEIANNRHDKIAADHNIQIGGSAEQSVRNHYCLSAGQRIEQKTTVFDVTSGERIVLRAPGGSITIDSDGITLDGLTIKIKGPVTTDAIGTGNPLGSPQSPPAPLGAFLGRYTLLKNDQRAFAGYRYRITDGATLLTEGLTCPQGGTDWTVTESSKSVQAHKAIMRDDQRITETWQPYLMAFDDEAPPVEAEAIFPDDFLAQYSGDLD from the coding sequence ATGGGGCGGCGAAAAATTCTTTACCGTTATGAACAACATGATCCCCGAAGCGGCCAGGTACCAGCATGTGCTGGAGTTCATCCCCGCGAATACTGCGTACAGGCAGGCGAAACCGACCTCGATTTCATCACCCGCCTCGCAGCCGAAGAAGGCCTGCTCTACACCTTCGAACACCGCGCCGACGGCCATACCCTCGTCCTCACCGACCGCGTCGGCGGCCTGGGCACCATCGGCACGCACACCAATTGCCCGGTGATCTACCAGCCCATGAGCGGCGGCGACGCCCTGGAACCGGCATTGACCCGCTTCCACTACACCGAACAAGTGCGTACTGCGCGCCAGGTGCAGCGCGACTACACCTTCACCCACCCACGCTACAACCAGCAACACACCGCCACCGGCGACCAGGACCTAAACAACCAGCACAAGGACTACGAACGCTACGACTATCCCGGGCGCTACAAACGCGACATCGCTGGCAAGCCCTTTACCAAGACCCGCCTGACCGCCCTGCGCAACGACGCCAAGCTGGCTCATTTGGAGGGCGACGATGAACGCCTGCAACCGGGGTTGGCGTTCGACCTCAACGACCATCCGCGTGAGGACTTCAATGATCGCTGGCGCACCATCGCCATCGAGCACGAAGGCACGCAACACACCAGCTTGCAGGAAGAATCGTTTGGTAGCGGCCTCGGTACGTCTTACACGTTGAGGGCCAGCGCCATCCGCTGGACCTCCGACTGGAAGGCGCCGCTATGCGACAAACCCTGCATCGACGGCCCACAGATCGCCACGGTAGTCGGCCCACCGGGTGAGGAGATCTATTGCGATGAATGGGGCCGGGTCAAGGTGCAGTTTCCGTGGGATCGCTCGGACAAAAACAACGACCACAGCTCGTGCTGGATTCGAGTGACCCAAGGCTGGGCCGGGGCGACTTGGGGCTCGATGGCCATCCCACGTGTGGGTCAGGAGTTAGTGATCAGCCACCTGGATGGAGATCCTGATCAGCCGATCGCCACTGGAACCGCGTACAGGCAGACCAACCTGCCGCCTTACGCGCTGCCCAAACACAAGACTCGAATGACCATCAAGAGCCGAACCCATAAAGGCGAAGGTTTCAATGAGCTGCGCTTTGAGGATGAGCTGGGGAAGGAAGAAGTTTATATCCATGCCGAAAAAGACAAGAACGTCCACATCAAGCACAACAACACCACCTACGTGGGTAACGACCGAAGCGAGAAGGTCGAACACGACGAGCAGGTTGAAATTGGTCGTAACCGCAGCGAGCGAGTAGGTAACGATGAGCGCATAGCTATTGTTCAGGACCAGCATCTGGAGGTGGGCCGTGATCGAATTCAAATGCTGGGGCGCAATCATCACACCAGCGTCGGCGGGGACCGAGTCGAGGAAATTGCCAACAACCGGCATGATAAAATTGCCGCTGACCATAACATCCAGATCGGCGGCAGTGCTGAGCAATCAGTCCGGAACCACTACTGCCTGTCCGCTGGGCAACGCATTGAGCAAAAAACGACAGTGTTCGATGTCACATCGGGCGAACGCATTGTTCTGAGAGCCCCCGGTGGCAGCATCACGATTGATAGCGATGGCATTACCCTTGATGGGCTGACCATCAAGATCAAAGGCCCCGTCACCACGGATGCAATCGGTACGGGCAATCCGCTTGGCAGTCCACAATCGCCTCCCGCACCGCTTGGAGCATTCCTGGGACGTTACACGTTGCTGAAGAACGATCAACGTGCTTTCGCGGGCTATCGATATCGCATCACCGATGGCGCCACCCTACTCACCGAAGGCCTGACCTGCCCCCAAGGGGGAACTGACTGGACTGTTACCGAGTCATCCAAATCCGTGCAGGCCCATAAGGCAATCATGCGCGACGATCAACGAATCACCGAAACCTGGCAGCCCTATCTGATGGCTTTCGATGATGAAGCCCCACCCGTAGAGGCCGAGGCCATTTTTCCTGATGACTTTCTTGCTCAATACAGTGGAGACCTCGACTGA
- a CDS encoding VRR-NUC domain-containing protein has product MPVVPIARTLAHVIDRAYRAYRANQAYENAKTATELAQLAVEINERRKQIKNMLQDTIEAMTREIDIKSSTFAAVDRGGNSTASRRGKENLNFKEYIERKVPFRPAISQVCTVALQMPIKVPRRIRKKIAGDRVETTIEVALKQFTASLFFESVDEALEWRSPLKAEPNYNQSSQKALLGDPATRPKRFGSAIQPFWPRPRSLAPDLVVVEYRQEPFEIENVFAAVEIKFPRDWVKQTQIDQYAELMQPRTGANRKKIGREKVALLRVPEDCTGFETDNKQTPTSKGTKNRR; this is encoded by the coding sequence ATGCCAGTAGTCCCCATTGCCCGAACTCTCGCTCACGTTATCGACAGAGCCTATCGAGCTTATCGAGCGAACCAGGCTTATGAAAACGCCAAGACTGCCACCGAGCTGGCCCAACTCGCAGTAGAGATTAACGAGCGAAGAAAGCAGATCAAAAACATGCTTCAAGACACTATCGAAGCAATGACGCGTGAAATCGATATTAAAAGCTCCACATTTGCCGCAGTGGACCGGGGCGGCAATAGCACGGCTTCTCGCAGAGGCAAGGAGAACTTGAATTTCAAGGAATACATCGAACGTAAAGTGCCTTTTCGCCCAGCCATTAGCCAAGTGTGCACAGTTGCCCTACAGATGCCGATCAAGGTGCCACGCCGCATTCGTAAGAAGATCGCTGGCGACAGAGTGGAAACCACGATTGAGGTTGCACTCAAGCAGTTCACGGCCTCGCTGTTCTTTGAGTCCGTGGACGAGGCGCTGGAATGGCGAAGTCCACTCAAGGCCGAGCCAAACTACAACCAAAGCAGCCAAAAAGCGTTGCTTGGCGATCCAGCAACTCGCCCCAAACGGTTTGGCAGCGCGATACAGCCATTCTGGCCCCGCCCGCGTTCTCTGGCACCGGATCTGGTGGTCGTGGAATACCGCCAGGAACCGTTTGAGATCGAAAATGTATTTGCGGCGGTCGAGATCAAGTTTCCAAGGGATTGGGTAAAACAAACACAAATAGACCAATACGCGGAGCTTATGCAGCCGAGAACTGGAGCCAATCGAAAAAAGATTGGGCGGGAGAAAGTGGCCTTACTACGGGTGCCGGAGGATTGCACTGGCTTTGAAACGGATAACAAACAGACCCCTACATCCAAAGGCACAAAAAACAGGAGGTGA
- a CDS encoding type VI immunity family protein, with the protein MSTTHNLFDEDERDEFIAELKEWPNTDWGTDDARHSVSPFINFYFPPGPDNHKEAALLMVDIHEAFEQLLGKPYTVGTHPVSERPHPYGSARLPDLREQARKSLDDESFVFNFTDEKNHASSPTTAGYFWRTWFKRHEGRDTAYSSITFYYRWQWWRDNREAWRRFVLKTIDLLKAHQVYSGFAMANPLEFGTRSAVTTWERALAPNFYGLDIDYAFSMRGELLDGIRPPTWAFLLADHWREKLDLTREQVRTALSHPRISITELQSGQWIELGEQPELYPVEQGVPELPMLLNKMLKPIRCDELGLLGFGQWDGDPNERFTDADSRRWMARFDADSDWPTPTMRFIAPSPIPSVQASTPIPLRMVAGTACIQAGWWLVPGQAETRRAFKQGEIMPGLNAAPTDDLVTWQRDLDQTPPEPARYANTHDPAPRAGRWEVESDRFIAHDVQLNEPLPAHEGRVVRWHWTVSGMRANSGQPCPYPGAWVCEYKPGSKQVIEHGVPMPTVDGERVVWFWMGLEPS; encoded by the coding sequence GTGAGTACAACCCATAATTTGTTTGATGAAGATGAGCGTGATGAATTCATTGCAGAGCTCAAGGAGTGGCCAAACACTGATTGGGGGACAGACGATGCCCGACACAGCGTCAGCCCGTTCATCAATTTCTATTTCCCCCCTGGCCCGGACAACCACAAAGAGGCAGCTCTGCTGATGGTGGATATCCACGAAGCCTTCGAACAACTTCTTGGCAAGCCTTACACCGTTGGCACCCACCCAGTCTCGGAACGCCCACACCCATACGGCTCGGCACGCCTGCCGGACCTACGTGAACAGGCCAGGAAAAGTCTCGACGACGAATCCTTTGTTTTTAATTTTACCGACGAAAAAAATCATGCTTCGTCACCGACGACAGCAGGATATTTCTGGCGCACATGGTTCAAAAGACACGAAGGAAGAGACACCGCGTACTCCTCAATCACGTTCTATTACCGCTGGCAATGGTGGCGGGACAACCGCGAAGCGTGGCGCCGCTTTGTGCTCAAGACCATTGACCTGCTCAAGGCGCATCAGGTCTACAGTGGCTTCGCCATGGCCAACCCACTCGAATTTGGTACGCGATCAGCCGTCACCACTTGGGAGCGAGCACTAGCCCCCAACTTCTACGGTCTGGATATCGACTACGCATTTAGCATGCGCGGCGAACTGCTCGACGGCATCCGCCCCCCCACTTGGGCCTTCCTGCTCGCCGACCACTGGCGCGAGAAACTTGACCTGACCCGCGAGCAAGTACGTACGGCGCTGTCTCACCCACGCATCAGCATCACCGAATTACAGAGCGGCCAATGGATCGAACTGGGCGAACAACCAGAATTGTATCCGGTGGAACAGGGTGTACCCGAACTGCCCATGCTCTTGAACAAAATGCTCAAGCCTATCCGCTGCGATGAGTTGGGATTGCTGGGCTTCGGCCAATGGGACGGCGATCCCAACGAGCGTTTCACTGACGCTGACAGCCGTCGCTGGATGGCCCGCTTTGACGCTGACAGCGATTGGCCTACGCCAACAATGCGCTTCATTGCTCCATCGCCCATACCTTCCGTCCAAGCCTCTACGCCAATACCTCTTCGTATGGTAGCGGGCACAGCTTGCATTCAAGCCGGATGGTGGCTGGTTCCAGGGCAGGCGGAAACCCGGCGAGCCTTCAAACAGGGCGAGATCATGCCAGGCCTCAATGCGGCGCCCACAGACGATTTGGTGACATGGCAGCGTGACCTTGATCAGACACCACCAGAGCCTGCCCGCTATGCCAATACCCATGATCCGGCTCCTCGCGCAGGACGCTGGGAAGTTGAAAGCGACCGCTTCATCGCACACGATGTTCAGTTGAACGAACCGCTACCCGCCCACGAAGGCCGGGTCGTGCGCTGGCACTGGACCGTTAGCGGCATGCGTGCGAACAGCGGGCAACCCTGTCCATATCCGGGTGCCTGGGTGTGTGAATATAAGCCGGGGAGTAAGCAAGTCATCGAGCATGGCGTTCCGATGCCGACCGTGGATGGGGAGAGAGTCGTCTGGTTTTGGATGGGACTGGAGCCATCGTAA